Genomic segment of Panicum virgatum strain AP13 chromosome 2K, P.virgatum_v5, whole genome shotgun sequence:
TATTTGATATTTATTCCGAATGACCGGTGCTTTATGAACACTTGTGGGGCAGCCACACAAAGAAGGGGCTAATTTACATTTTTACAGGCACGAAAGAAAAGGTAAATCAACTCTAAAAAAAGGGAGGAAAGATAACCTGGAAAATTTGATCTTTCTGGCCACCCAACTACACAAAATTTACAAACTATACAGCACAAGTCATCCTGCAAATCACCCCTTCTTTCGATGTGCATGGCTTCTTGGTGAAATCATCTCATGAGCAGCGCCAGAGCTGTTCTTCTTGCCATGCGAAGGAGGTGGCGCCACAGCGAGTTTGTCGCCGGTCTTGTGGACAACATCCTTGCGGACCTTCACCGCCGGCGATCTCAGGGCTTCCTCCCCGCTCAGGACCGGCAAGAGATACCACCAAACGGAGGTGCAGCAGATGGCGAACACCCTCCCGAACACCACGaggctcagcagcagcagcgccatggCCACCGGCCAGTAGTGGCACGGCCTCACCTTCCTTCCCCAGGCCCAGGACCACCTCACGCCGCTGGCCTTACTCTTCCTCGCCGGCACAGCTGCcttcggcgccaccgccgccgccgccgcggcggcaacGTGGGCGGGTTTAGCGGGTTCTTCCTTGGGGCTGGCAGGCTCCGTGGGCGGCGTTGACGACCGCGAGGTTGGCTTGCTTTGCCTCTTCTTGGCGTCGGCAGCCTGCTCCTCCTCGTGTGGGAGCTTGACGACGATGGGCACCCAGCCCTTGGCATCGGACTGCACGAACCGGACCATGAAGTGGCCGGCGTCGACATCCGAGCCGACGCGCCGCAGgatcttctccttcttggacTCGAGCTCGGACAGGACGGTGGAGAACTTGTCCAGCCCCCGCGACGAGTAGGGGTTGTCCTTCCCCTTGGTCTTGCCGCCCGCCTTCTTCGCCTTCGCCGCGGCGTCCGGCTTCccgccggcgccctcctccttgtcGACGTCCCTGAAGCTACCCGTGCCGCAGAACAACATTTCTCGCATACAGTTTACGACTTGCCGTGTCAGGGACGACCCAGACTTTATAAAGAGGCCCGGCCGTCGTTGGTGCAGCACGGCAAGATTGAGGAGCTGCTGCTTGTGGTTTCGTGACGCCTTGATGCCATCCGTGCCGATTTCGTTCGTCCGGTCTCTGGGACGACCCGGCCGCGTGAGGACGACCGCGGCGCAGTTCGGGCCTGGTCAAGCGTGGAGGGGCCAACCGGCCAACAAGCACTATTCAATTCGCTTCCATGGCTTGTTTGCCACGTTTGACTTGGTGAATTCGTTGTTCCCATTAGCAAATGCAGGAATTTCCCAGGAACATGACCTAGCTGTATGACGAGTCTCTTATGAGGGGGCGTTTAGTTGTttttggtgaaaatttttgggtgtcacGTCAATGTTTGAttagatgtcgggagggtttatcgaacactaattaaaaaaataatttcagaactcacttggaaaccgcgagacgaatcttttgaggcctctgaccgcatcattagcacatatgggttactgtagcacttatggctaatcatgcactaattaggctcaaaagattcgtctcgttgtgtacatccaaactgtgtaattagttttgttatttaattacatttagtgcttcatacatgtgtttaaaggggagttgaaaatttttgggtgaaaatttttgggaactaaacggggcctgaaTTTATGATTCTGCCTCGCTCAAGCAAACCAAGGCGTACTCTTCTTTGTAATTGTAGTCTTGTCCGTTAACTTCTTACTATTGGTCACCCATCGAACTCATCCAACCGTCTGGATGCTGATGATTTGAATGAATTTGTTTTCAACAAGACACATggtctttcgaaaaaaaaaaacaagacacatacTAGCTATATTCTATCTCTTTTAGTATTTTATTAGAGAGATTGATGAGCCAGCATATATCTTGAGATTAATAAAATCACCACCAACGTATTGAGTTCGAGAACCTAACAGTCTGGATTTGAAATAATAATATTCTGCGGTACTTGCTTGTATTTAAGGTGAGTTTGTGTGTTTAGGTAATGCGTACGGTCTTAGTCAGTATAAGATCAGTTAGATGAAGCACGGCTCCAAAATTAGATGGCTGTCAGGACAAAACTGCCCCCCAACTTGCATTTAGCCGAAGTAGCCACTGATTGGCCACACTGTTTTATTTCACGAGTGGCACGAGAGCGCAGCATCACTTTCACGAGTTCCCATCGGTGCAGCTGGTCAGTGACCACTCACCTAAATTTTCTGCTGCTCAGGTTTCGGATTTAGAATGCCGCATCTCTGCTATGTGCATGTGCTATCCCTCGCGATCGCGCTGTTGACCTGCAGCCAGCCAGGTTTGATTGCTGCCCAAGGCGTGGACTCTGAGCTAGCCCCGGCTTATTATTAGTAGTTAAATCATCACGCGTCGTAAATCCGTGTGTGCTTGAACGGATCAAAGGCGTGTGTGGCTCTTCCATGCGGCCCCGGCGTCAGGTCAAATGAAAACATGGAACACAGGTGCAAACAAGATCGAGTTCCTGAGCTGGAATCAGAGTTCCTGAGCTGGAATCAGCGATCTGGATTTCCATTGCGGTTAGGCTAACGAATTCTGTCGTTTCCTGAATCCTGACGGACCCAGTAGGTAGGATGAAAAACTATCTGTCCGAAGAGCAGTCGGAAACCTCGCACGGAAGCGCTGACAGTAACTGAAGAATGATGGCGGCTAAAGCCTACAGATTAGCGTGTCTGCGTGTGCAAGTACGCAACACGCAGCGAAAAATCACTGGACGATCGATCGAGTTGGCGAGGCTGTCACGTCGGCTTGCATCTGTAGGCGACCGGCGAGGATCTCGATTAACATTTGTTTTTTCCGAGAAGACGACGCTGGGATCTCGATTAGCATGAGGCGGCTGATGGCTGCTGCTATTTTGATTAATGGAATTAGGTGAGCCCGGCGGTTGCAAGGAATTGATGATTAGCACGGGGTTCCGATCCGGTTTAATTTCTTGCTGTTCAGGGCGGATTCGATTATTTTATTTCAAACCTTCTGGACGGACTGTGTCGTCAGGACTCAAGAGTGAAGTGTAGATGCAGATAAGGTTGTGTCGCTTCTTTATGCATATACGACGACCAATGCCACAATCAAGAACGGGAGAAAATTAAGTCGTATGGGCAATTTTTTTCCCATTAATTTTTAGACTGACTGACTGGTAAACTGCGTGGCAGCAATACGTCATATGCGGCTATGCGCAGAAAAACTATAAACAATTGTTTGTCAAACTAGAGGCCATCATGCATGCAAGGTCCAGAAATGAGAAATCCGCTGCTCCTCTAGTTGCAAATAAGTGATGCTTTTTATTTATCTAAAGTCTATCCTTTCTTTTATTTCCAAATCACTCTAATGACTTAAAGTTTGGATATTTGGACCGTAGCCTACTTTTGCTACATAGTACTCCCTTCGTCCTTAAAAACTGCAACTCTCGCTTATGGAGaagtcaaataattttaaatttaataaaattcatataaaataatactaatatttatatattacaaaataaatactattagtttaattatgtaacATATTTTCatattaaatttatttggagataaAAGTGTTAGTAATTTaataatttatatataaatttgatcaaacttgaacttgtttgatttttcagGGAGCGAGATTTATAGTTTTTGGATTAAGGGAGTACATTTAtgcttataaaaaaataatagtgAAAATTTTGGTTTTGACGCTGTTATCGTCACTTATTCGTGAGTCGTGACTGGATATACTATTAGCCAGGGCCCAAATGATTGAGACCCCCGTATTAAAAATGTCATCCACTTTCCCAGAGGCCCAACACCAGACGGGCATATTCTCAAAGGCATTGCCCCAGTGTACTGTATTGGGCGAGCCCAATATCCAACAATTCTGGGCTAAAAGGCCCAAGACCAAACAAACCCTTTCCGTCCTCATTGTTGTTCACTTTCTCTCGATCCGACCAGATCGCAGACTCGCAGGCCGCCtctcctctgcctcctcctttcccctccacctcctctccGGTGTAGGGCTCCGACGAGATGGCcgccccgctccggcggagccTCCCCTCCCTCGGCCGCGCGCTCCTCTCTCCGGCGCCGGTGAGGATGCTCTCCGCGGAGGCCTCCGACGCCCTGGTCGAGATCAAGCCGGGGGAGATCGGGATGGTCTCCGGCATCCCTGAGGAGCACCTCCGCCGTAAGGTAACGCCTAGCATGCATTACCCTCGTGTTTTTTTTGTCTGAGAAATGCTA
This window contains:
- the LOC120693062 gene encoding uncharacterized protein LOC120693062, whose product is MREMLFCGTGSFRDVDKEEGAGGKPDAAAKAKKAGGKTKGKDNPYSSRGLDKFSTVLSELESKKEKILRRVGSDVDAGHFMVRFVQSDAKGWVPIVVKLPHEEEQAADAKKRQSKPTSRSSTPPTEPASPKEEPAKPAHVAAAAAAAVAPKAAVPARKSKASGVRWSWAWGRKVRPCHYWPVAMALLLLSLVVFGRVFAICCTSVWWYLLPVLSGEEALRSPAVKVRKDVVHKTGDKLAVAPPPSHGKKNSSGAAHEMISPRSHAHRKKG